A portion of the Burkholderia sp. GAS332 genome contains these proteins:
- a CDS encoding Molecular chaperone IbpA, HSP20 family, with amino-acid sequence MSTTRHATMWDAAVDALERAERLHRQFFRLAGQHARAPVWEPPIEVFEHEGRLAIVVALPGVPPERVSLDLEGAMLVVTAERELPRAFAGGAVHCLEIPYGRFERHIRLPAGRYRLAQRDSQDGCLVLDFERLD; translated from the coding sequence ATGAGCACCACCCGTCATGCCACGATGTGGGACGCCGCCGTCGATGCGCTCGAGCGCGCCGAGCGCTTGCATCGCCAGTTCTTCCGCTTAGCGGGTCAGCACGCGCGCGCGCCAGTATGGGAGCCGCCCATCGAGGTGTTCGAGCATGAGGGCCGGCTGGCGATTGTGGTGGCGCTGCCTGGCGTGCCTCCTGAGCGCGTCAGCCTGGACCTCGAAGGCGCGATGCTGGTCGTAACAGCCGAGCGGGAATTGCCGCGCGCTTTCGCCGGGGGCGCGGTCCATTGCCTGGAAATTCCCTATGGACGCTTCGAGCGGCACATCCGGCTTCCGGCCGGGCGCTACCGGCTGGCACAACGCGACTCTCAGGACGGTTGCCTGGTGCTGGACTTCGAAAGGCTGGATTGA